A region of the Notolabrus celidotus isolate fNotCel1 chromosome 18, fNotCel1.pri, whole genome shotgun sequence genome:
AatttaccaatcagacacgtttagcattgcaggccctgccccccaaaagtcccaggacctttgaaaagtactaccccccctagcagtggctttttaggggggagattatctacccctgaactaaatgtagaccctgggtccacaggtcgaaacgcacgtagttcaggggtaaaatGCCTAAAACCTGACTAGCACCACTGCTACAGTGAACTTATTAGCTCACTTGACAACATTTGTTTAATGCTTGGAAAAAACGTTTAACTCAATTtcaggttacattttttttcttatttatttttctaacacTTTGGCCAAAAACAGGCTAGTTTCAATCTTTTTATGCTAATATTTTGTCTCGTATTCCTAAAAAAATGAGAATTCAAATTTTCGTATGACCTAATTTTCTGTCAATGTTGCTTAAACCATGAATTTCTTGTATTGATTCCAACCAATATCTGCTTCTAAAGGCAACTGATGTACCAGATTTACTTCAGCAGGAAAGATTACCGTCTGTATTAAATGTAAGCTCTGAACTTTTATAAAGGCATCTCAAGCAACATTATTTTCTGGTTGCTTTGTTGGTGAGAGTTTGATTGAAAAACATTGACAGCACTCACGTATCAGTGCATTGAATGTGAGATTACATTTAGGATAGCTCCGTTTTGCAAAAGTACTGTAAACAAGGGGAGACAACTAGCCTGACTGTCTGAAGGTACAAAGCACCCATCAGCATTCAAAGAAGTCAGGAATTGGaacattttgtttctcttttctttgacTTGTTCATAAgaaatatgaaatgtaaaaatgaaatcttGGTTCTTGCTGTTCTCACAAATCACTGCACCCAGCCTAGAGAAGTTCCTGCACATACAGCAAGTCCTTGAAAACTGAAGTTTTTTTCACACCATGCTTTTGTGggacttaataaaaaaaaactgagggCATTGACAACTCCTCTCACTTCCCCATCTTACCTCGACTTCTGCAGGGCTTCCTCATCTGGGTCTTGCACTGCATGGAGAGAAAAGAGCAAAAGGATTTGTTAAGAATGATCTCTGAGTCTGAGCAAGAAGTGAGGATCAGCGGTGATAAGTACCAAAAAGATCAAGAGGTAAGAAAAGACCgaagaatagaaagaaagaagtggaGGATTAAGGAGTGTACTGACGGTATTCAGTGCCAGTGATGTGGGCCAGGATCCTGAAGCTCTTGGACTGCAGGTTGGCAGCACGACGAGCCCATTCAGACATATCCGTGAGTGATTCTCCTGGCCTGATCACTGCCTGGTAAACTGGAGATGCACAGTCTACCACAGGGTCCTTGACGGGCAGAGCTCCACTGTGAGTGGAGACAGTTCTATTAGAGGCCTGAGTGTGGAGTATGTGGTGTATGCATAGACCCCAAATGTAATAAATGTTCATAATGTACTAAATGCCCACAAAGCAACTGAAGAAATGATATAACTACAATATTTTGTGTATCGGTATTGTACATTATGTAacattcagcacagagcaacAGGAATAAAGCTAATACCatcaattaaccctcctgttaccctcaaatttactaccacttttatccttggggtcaatttgaccccagcaatccAAActtccagaaactgattgttacccaggtttatgtgtcaggtactaaatgtttctttgttgactacctaaatagcctttagataaaaaaatatttcaagcaTCAGAATGACTTTGTtcgtaaaacagaacatcaaactgctgcgagtttgtcatgctctcgtcaaCCCTGGCTTGTTTCTATCTTATCAACACATaagacacaggacacatcattgaatgtctttagaaacatgttggctggaaatattatatctcaatataaaggttggcagttcggtcccagctcctgcagtcacatgtggaagtgtccttggttatagtgatcTCAATATCAtctaaaacaaccaaaacaattgtgtgtaaaatgttgatatgtcttATGTTTTATAGAGataaacagcctggggtcaaattgaccccaaggaacaccgatgcattttttttttttttttacaggaaattgtaCCATCAAGATTTCAATTTTACGTTTTCCCAGttttccccattaaattaggaaaagtcatgaaaaatgaagccaaaaagatgtcagtcattaatttagagatgttgaacattgaatggggtccaattgaccccaaggataataggagggttaaatactTTCCAATAGGGatattcaaataaaacagaattttttattaaaagataaattaaaattcagagcagagcagtcagaaagcagtcaaaatgtatttaacacTGCTAATCATGGGCTCAGAGTGTCTGCTGTAAAatgatgtcaaattggtttactGAGCACggctaacaatagcagagctagaaCCACCAGCCTTCGTTCCTCCTTTCACGTTAACATCATGTCATACATGTCTGTGCCGTTACACGTTGCTCCAGTTAAGTGGTTATCTCATTCTCAGTCTACATGGGCAGTTTTTACATTATGATCACTAATTGCATTTTCGTTGGTGAACACAGTGTTTCGATTGTTCATAAatgttgtctgtctgttttcataTAGGTGATGATGGTGCTGAAGGTGTGGTTTACAGGagtttaaacagcaacatggCTGAACTGTATTTTTCCAGGATTTGTAATGATTGTTAGAAATATTGATTGGGCAGTATTCCTTTAAAAACCAAGAACATTCACATGCCATGAAGTCCCACCAGGTTTCAGACACTGCGTTAATCtcacctgcttttttttttttttttttgaaggaaaaaacctttaacactcacacacttatgCCAAAGTACCTCGAGGTACTTCCACACACATCACCAAATCCTTGAAGGCCTTATGGTTAGTGGGTTTGTAGAATCATGAAAAAACTTTAGTTTGACACACAAtataacaagaagaaaaaacattttagatACCCAAATACGTTCAACGGAATGTTATGGAGACACACGGAGCACTGCACAAGCTGTTAAGAAATAATGAGACAAAGGAGACACGAGTACGAGGAGAGGCGGGATGGAAAAGGAGCGCTGCTGTACTTACGCCAAGGGAGAGCCGGCCTCCTCACTGAGGTCACAACCAGGAAGGGAAGATGGGGAGGGATTTGTTGAGGGCGGCACAGGTGTggttggttgtttttttgtggacggaatgaggagaggagagtgggtGAAAGGCCCAAAGGAGTTTGGGGCACggacaaagacaacatggaaaAGCCCGGGCATACAGTAGAGGCGACATCAGAGTCGCTGCAGCGCAGGCTAAACCGAGTTTGGTTTCTAAAAGCTGCTTTTTGTGTTTGGGCTTTTCAGAATCAGTATCACAAAGGGTTTGTTCATCCAAGTgaccaaaaaacacacatattcTCTCTCTTATGACAAAGTTCTCAGCTATGtagatatttttattatatttaccaAATCTTGTTAGTTCTCTGATATTATGTCGAGTATGTCCTCAATGTTCCtcatgtaggaacacaagattctaacagattaaaaacactgctgcaggTTTAATGCTGCAGCTTCTGTGTCTGAGATTCTTCAATTAGTTTGGTGTGGTGAATGTCTCTGAAAGGTACCCCTGAGCCTCACTAATGTTGCAATGGGGGAAAAGCCTTTGCAGttaagcaaattaagaaaatagCAAACTAAGTTCATCAAACATTGACCCAAAATCTGTACTTGAACTGATGCTTCATCTGGGATCCATCCAGCCATTATCTATGCTGCTTATCCTGTTCGGGGTTGTGGGGGGCTGGGCTCAGTTGTCATTGGGCGAGAGTACACTTGGGTACACTGTGGACAGGTCAACAGTCTGTCACAGGGTAGACATAATAACAGATAACCATAAACACTGACACCTATGAGCGGGGCCAGCCCGTGGcttaggcagtataggcaaatgctaggggcactggccatccatagggggcgccgctaaatgactgaggaagaaaatttgaagataaaaggaaaaacaatattgttttatctaatttaattttggattaaattgcggaatgatgccagtaaacatttaaaagcttgtgattcacttttggttttaaaaataatggtatgcaaagcagtttttgaagtctttaagtgttcatgatttacttgtttttgttgttttctttacactgttAGCTTAATAAGATagaaatgtaggctaggcttaaataataCTGTCCAAAGGGAGCAGTGGTCCAGCTTAAGGACCTCTGCTCCCTTTGGACAGTGCGGGTGGTCCAGAAAGCGAACCAAATTTTGACCCAACCGGGACACATTCTTGGCAGTGAATTCTCAATCATGCTCTCATGTCGGCGGTATTATGTTCcagtgaagaaaacagaccGCTAAGCTAATTATTTCATTCCTTCCGCCACAAGGCTGCTAAATGCACAAAGGCAGAATAAATCTGGAATCACCTAGCATCCCACTTTTGCTGTACGGTCACTGGTTGTGGTAGTTGCTGATGTCACGACGTGTTATCTATTTCCTTgacatgttatttttatttccttgtttcctttactgtatattttgtactatggacaggttgactgtaaaactgaattgtcCTTCggggactaataaagtattctgaatctgaatctgaatctgaaatgagcattttgcttctgccttttcagtcatcagttaatacattactgttgctttgttgaaagtgtctgcactgtggaaatgaatgtgttatataatgactgaataaattctactactattacattatgtattttgaatttgcatttgtattattattttcctactaaatatcagtgttattaccattttattaatgttcttttagaggtcattttattttaaaacaaaggaaacgtgtaaaacataaagctggatgtcagttttctttcagtgtatatgtgatgtgattgttggagttggttataatacaaggggcaccagttaaaatattgcctagggcaccaagtcggttagtAAATTGAGCAAATTAGAGTGgcaaatttacttaacaagcaTGTGTTTGGACATGGTTCTTAGCTAAGTGGCAGCTCGAAAACTGGCGAACACAGGCAAGAACTTAATATATTACATATGTTTAGCACTGTACTTCAGAACTTTTATTTAATCAGATCTGAGAAcctaaaaaaacactttgtagGTCTAAAGAGATGAAACAGGGGGCCTAAATCTTTGTTAGAAAGTAGCATCAACAATTAGGTCTCTTACAGAGGCAACCAGTACTTAGATAAACATATCAGTTGCACAAACCTCAGATTGATTTCCTCAGAAAATTTAACCAACAAATATCTTCATTGTCAGAAACTGTTGGCCGTAAGTGAGAAAAGAGAGATTTTGAAATTTGGGTGAACTAACCCTTTAATTTGACATTATACACTGGCCACTTTTATTGGTGGAAGTGAAGtcatgtgaagtgtgtgtgtgatggaagATTTCAAAAACCAGAGAGCTTTCTTCTGTGACCTCACCTGTCGTGCCCCTTGGCCTGCGACTGCCCTGCAATGGCGTCCATGATGGCGTCCTGTGAGTACATGCTGATTGGTGTGTTGTATTGGGCGTGAATAATGGTGGCCTTTCCTCCCGGGCCCTTCACCTCAATGGGCTTGTGGGTAGACAGGGCAGAGTCTTTCAGAGCGATGGGGTTGAAGCTGGGAGTGTACTCCACACTGTCAGTGTCGGGTGTCAGAGGTCAGCGGGTCGAATAGGAGGTAGGGAGTGGAGGGCGGTGTCAGGTGAAGGGGTGGAGATGAGGTTAACAGCCAGGGCGATGAGGGGAGAAtatgagaggagagaaatggAGAGAAAGCACCAAAGTGAAGGGAGGAAACTGGGTCAGCGTGTGGTCATGTGTGGCTGTTTTAGAACTCAGTGTTAGAGACCTCGTGTGTGGTCACTCAAATACACAGGAGATACACCTCAAACATTATAGAAGCTCTGTCCCAGTTCCAAACTACATACTACACATTTTAGATGAGGTCAGATTTGAAGACTGTGTAAGTCTTTAAATATTGATTCAAGGAGtgaaatatattgatgaaaaatacaaactagAATCCCCAGAAAACCCAACAATAagaatattatttaatttacacaatagcaataataattAGTCTAAGAATTATTGAAGCCATATGTGCAAGATTACAAAAATGAAGGAATTTAAGAATATGGTGTATtattataactttttaaaaatagcacTGGAACACAGCATGTCCATAAAATAAATCTCAGGCTTTATCAATCATTACTAAGAGCTTAATGACAAGCAGTAGTTCATGATTAAAACTGTCATACAAGtccaaaagaaaatcaaacatgccaaattagtattattatttaatattattattattgtttaaaaaaCCACAGTgccaaaattgacattttacTACTGCACTGGATTATAATGACAAACAGATGACATAAAACACCGCTGATGATGTATGAAGAAGCATCAGGGCCACTTTATGGAAAACAAATATTGCCAGCTGTGTGCACTTTGATGCAGGCAGCTGTACCTTTGATATCCACCTTTGGGTCTTTTAACAGatatattaaccctcctgttatgtttgtttctctggaacagcaataatgttcctgggtcaatttgacccggggcatattcaattatccaaaagtgtcccaatacacatttttttttaaatctaatttttaactccattactaaccatttaaatcaagatttagtccattggtgttctttaattctcacagatgaTGGTTCAATGTGGATAACTCACTcgatttttattaaaaaataaagttaaaacttttttaaatgtacattggaaagccctaaatataaatacaatagttttaaaaatagggatggtgtatatgtaaataacacaatattactcaaattgaaaggacaaattaagtcaaaactatttgaacttttccactttattgttttggaaatactgaaggtgtattttagttccaactcggctaaaatgtgaatttttattatgacaaaaatatcgatattaagagttgaaatatagatatcatattggaggtcaaagtattgtgatatattgctgtactgatattttttcacacctctacacACTACTTCTGTAAAACTGTGCATAAGTACAGCATGTGAGTAGCCAATAGTTCTTTCTGATTTGGGCCCTGGATGCTGTTAATATGTTATCCATTCTCAGCCAGTAAgaaatttcagaaatgataTGGGAAAATAATTACATTATCGCAAAAGTTTTAGTCCGACCTCCTGCAACATGTATCCATAATGGACACAAGTTCACACCACACCAAAACGACCAGCCAGTAAACTCTCAAAGCCACAACTCTATCTACTGATGCAAACTCCATGCACATGAACTCCTGACAAACATGATAGTACTGACGTTGCAGCTGTGTTGGCGATGACCTGAAATACACCACAGAGAAAGACGAAGAGATAAAGAGATTGAGTGAATGTAATCAACTGCAGGTATTTCAGCAGTAACAATGACCAGTGTGCGTTCATAGGAAACTATCCAGCTCCACCCATTTCCCTGTAATCCCATGTACAGGTCAGAATAGCAGTCATTTCTCATCACTGGGATATTTCCCAGCTTCCCCTGCATCACCAGCAGTGACTGACAAGAGCAGAAGCGTTTCAATCACATGACACAGGAGCGGGACACATttagcacagaacagacacaaatacacacagcgACACACACGCTACACCTGATCTACTTGTGTCAGGACTCCAGTTATTTCATATAGATGAGAGGCTGTAGGTGGGAGAAGATGCCATTGCTGCAGAAACTCATAAACATGTAAGATCTGTATAACTCTTACAGAGGAAAATACTTTTGAATGTTTCAAAGAAATATGAGGAGGAGACATGATTTCAGAGCTGCGGCGTTATTAGATGCTCTAAAATTAAACTCAGTCTGTGGGGGAAATAGTGAGGTTAAAACCAGctctgttggcctagcggtctaagtgtgaGCCCAAAGTGTGGAGGCTTTGGTCCTCAGCAcagcttaattaaaaaaatgcctTTTCCTTGCTCTCTGATCTCTTGCTAGCTTGAGCTGTGCATGGTTCCTGGCTAAAATTCTGTTTTTACCAAGGCTGCCTTGAAAATTTAATCATCAGTTAAGATTAGTGTCTGAAGGATCTCTGCAACTGACTGAAGTACTGTAAACTTAAAAAGTGGATAACAAAAAAGTTATCCACTCAAAACTAACAGGCCCagttattaaccctcctgttatgtttgtttctcaggactgagtcaaaagtgtcagaaaacaaaaaatccccaaaacattGTTTATATCTCATCATTAACACCATTATTAAccatttcaatcaatat
Encoded here:
- the ldb3b gene encoding LIM domain-binding protein 3b — encoded protein: MSTYTVSLNGPAPWGFRLQGGKDFNMPLTISRITPGSKAVGASLSQGDIISAIDGVSTDGMTHLEAQNKIKCAVHKLSLTMLKSRRTALLPTGTPRMDSPMPIIPHQKVIANTAATVEYTPSFNPIALKDSALSTHKPIEVKGPGGKATIIHAQYNTPISMYSQDAIMDAIAGQSQAKGHDSEEAGSPLAGALPVKDPVVDCASPVYQAVIRPGESLTDMSEWARRAANLQSKSFRILAHITGTEYLQDPDEEALQKSRERFESEVKGPRFAKLKNWHQGLSSQILNVTE